From Pseudomonas sp. stari2, a single genomic window includes:
- a CDS encoding DUF4917 family protein gives MTDFLDVDASLEDWNALRATTDFSGLLVGNGASRAVWDDFGYDSLFENARTVEEKPLSPSELSVFDAMQTRSFEQVLGALKTTSRVNKALAVSSAAPRNRYYAIKEALINAVHDLHIPWRLIEASTLTILNRELASYRTVFTTNYDLLNYWALQHQGEAIDDLFNGPDASFDLCESCTDKPRLLYLHGGLHLVRNQDGSARKLTATEGTLLGSFAINNTLKTLDDVPLFVNEGPSADKLKTIRSSDYLSFCYDQLLGHGDSLCIFGHALGEQDSHIVRALRLAKPKTVAISIYPRSAAFIQHQKRHYAKVFEGTGAELRFFDSKSHALGNPKLSVPVEV, from the coding sequence TACGCGCCACCACCGACTTCAGCGGCTTACTGGTGGGCAACGGTGCCAGCCGCGCGGTGTGGGACGATTTCGGCTACGACTCGCTGTTCGAAAACGCCCGCACGGTGGAAGAAAAACCGTTGAGCCCGTCGGAACTGAGCGTATTCGATGCGATGCAGACGCGCAGTTTCGAGCAGGTGCTCGGCGCGCTGAAAACCACCAGCCGGGTCAACAAGGCACTGGCCGTCAGCTCGGCCGCACCGCGCAATCGCTACTACGCGATCAAGGAGGCGCTGATCAATGCCGTCCACGATTTGCACATTCCGTGGCGACTGATCGAAGCGTCGACCCTGACGATCCTGAACCGCGAACTGGCCAGTTATCGCACGGTGTTCACCACCAATTACGACCTGCTCAACTACTGGGCCCTACAACATCAGGGCGAGGCCATCGACGACCTGTTCAACGGCCCCGACGCCAGCTTCGACCTGTGCGAAAGCTGCACTGACAAACCGCGTCTGCTGTACCTGCACGGCGGTCTGCATCTGGTGCGCAACCAGGACGGCAGCGCCCGCAAACTGACCGCCACCGAAGGCACGCTGCTCGGCAGTTTCGCGATCAACAACACGCTCAAGACCCTCGACGACGTGCCGCTGTTCGTCAACGAAGGGCCGAGCGCGGACAAACTCAAGACCATCCGCAGCTCCGATTATCTGTCGTTCTGCTACGACCAGTTACTGGGGCACGGCGACAGCCTGTGCATCTTCGGCCACGCCCTGGGCGAGCAGGACAGCCACATCGTGCGTGCCCTGCGGCTGGCGAAACCGAAGACCGTGGCGATCTCGATCTACCCGCGCAGCGCGGCGTTCATCCAGCACCAGAAGCGGCATTATGCGAAGGTATTCGAGGGCACGGGCGCCGAGTTGCGGTTCTTTGATTCCAAGAGCC